AACTTTAAATTTAAGTGTCAGCAGATGTTGATGCTTTGTTCTGACCGAAAGTTTTCTCATCCTGAAGTCAGGCTTGTATTCCTCCACTTGAAAACATTTCTACGACTCAGCTTTTTGATTCCTGACGTGCAGGTTGGAACACGATGGTGACTTCACCGGTGCCCCGATCTTTTAATTACTGTACTTAAAAGTCTGAAAACATAAATCCCTGCGCAGTGAGACATCTAATCTTACATTTGGACTTTTTGATTTAATATCTGAGGGAGCTCTGCAGGAGAAGTGTCCAGAGGAAACTGGACTCGCTTGTGTTTCTTGAGGACGTTTCAACCTCTCAAGCAAAAGCAAGAAACAAAGCAAGTCCAGTTTCTTATGTGCACGACTCCTGAGGTATCCTCTGAGATTAACTCTAAGAAGAAGCTGGCACCAGGATCCACAGGTAAACAGAGCTCCTGGGTGTGGCAGGCGGTGGATCAGATTTCATTCAGGTTATGTCATCGGACACCGTTTCCCCTCTCGGGGGCTTTTTACAGAGACTGTGTTTAGGGAAGATAAACGTGACGTCTTACCGACTTCCCCCCAGCGGAACGGGTTGATCCCGCCGGTCGTGCAGTTGTACACCATGATGTTTTTAGGTCTGCAAGAAAAGGGAGTAGGTGATATTGAAATCTCAAAGAACAAAACAGGTTCCAGTGTATATGAGCCCTGCAGACCTTCTGCACCTTTGTGATCCAGAGAACCAGGCTGCAGCCAGCGTGGCATTGATGACCACGTCCACAGGAACCAGATCAGCCACAGCATCGTTAGACGCCCTCATCGTCCGCAGGATCCCTTTACCAGCCTGGAGAGGAGAAGACCACTGAGGCTGGATCCACAATATAACAGTGTAAATACATCCACCAGTTAAATGATAATCAAAGTTAATTACAACCCATCTTCACCTTAACATCCTAACACTTCTATCATTTAGTAAAAAACAAGCTTTGCTCTCAGTACTCACTGCGATGAATATCCCACTGGGTCCATTGAAGTTATCAATCCAACCCTGAAACGACAGTCAGAGGAAATCAGcacaaactgaaactgaaatgaTTCAATTTTCTTGATAAATGACTAAAACTATCAACATTTATCAGacataaatattcagtttataAATCTGTCAGCTGGGAAGCTCTTCTGGATTTTCTCCAGTTTATAGGATGATACATTCAACACATTTTTGAGAATACTGAGCAATTTAAATGCATTTCAGCCTCGTGTGAGCACAAGAGATGATATTGTGCGCTGAGATCCCAAAGCCACAGTTTCACTGCAGTGCTGTGAGGAGTGATTCAGATTCTGACGACTGTCACGTGTTCTCACAGGAGGCGTCTTTGTCCCGTAACGTTTCAGACTTTCCTAAAACCAGAAATCCAACAATGCTCCTGCTCGCCCCAGCGACCGGCCCCGAGTGGAAAAAGGTGCACGGGCACTTCTTTACTGCACATTCCTCACATTCCCCCGCTCGGCATCACATCATCACTGCTCAGCGGCGCAGAACGACCGAGCGTCGACAGCACCGAGGCGCTGAGCTtccagagaagaacagagagTCAGAGCTGAGCCGCCCACAGAGGAACCTTCTCAACTAAATATCAGTGgctttcatttctttgtcagcTAGAGAGATACTAAAGAAATTGAAATAATGAGCCCACTGGATTTTGATGCAAATGATCCTAGAACGgcttttatcactttcttaaaCAATTTATCTTGTTTGACCTTTTCACCAGTTTCCTTtggaataatttgtggatcttgatgaagagAACCTCCCTCTGCGTCGTGCATGTGTGAAATGTAAACTGCGGATAAAGTCCAGACTTAATTCTCCAGACTTTATCTTttaggtcatgtctgaaaacggcatCAGAGAGTGtgtagtttgttttcattctAGTTCTCGGCCTGTTCTTGTTAGATCTCTTGCACCAATAAATCTTTATTCTAGATTCTCACTGTAACAAACAGCTTCTCACCCGACATTCGAGGGTGGCCACTTAATCAGTGCATTAAAAATTCATGTTGTACAACTGAGCAGAATGACATGAAATAATATGGAAAACCCTGAAAACCCCAGGAGGTATGTTACAACACAGCAGCCATCGCTATTGTGGGATAGAGAGAACAATTTAGTCGTGAATTAATGTCACAACAAAAAGAGATAGAACCAGTATGAATGACTCACTGGAAAGGGCTCCTTCCAGCTGGCTCCGACTATGGAGGGTCTGACGATGGCCACGTTCAGGTccccggcctcctgctgcaccATATACTCAGCCAAGGCTTTGGTGTAGGTGTACGTGTTGGGACGTTCTCCGATCAGCTTGGGAGTCAGTGTGGAAACCAGTTCATCATCCATCCAGCTGGGGGaaataattattcatttattctctTACAGCACTAttgtaaaaaacaaatcctgagatctgatcactcagaGGTGGTGTGGGTGAAGTTCCACCTGCTCACCTGACCTCTGCTGACCCGCTGGAGTTTCACAgttaatcaaatgtttttccAAACTTTACATCTTTTATCTATTTGCAGCCACGTTAtcaaacaggcaggttcagaACAGCCGCTGCACTAATAACTATGCAAAACATcctaaaacacacagagacaaacctaAAGCAGCTCGGTACGTTTATCTGTTCACTGTTTGGTCGTCTCCAGCCCTTTAACTCATCGGTCCAAATGACTTTGCATTACAAACCCCTCAGAATCATTTTACTAATCTGATTCTGCAGGCGTGTGCTTTACTAATGGAGCTCAGCAGCTGAGAGCAGCCGTTTAATCTCGATATTACCGTCCTACTTGCTTTTTATGCATCGAGCAAATCAGAagaaatgcttttaaaaaacCTCATCTCACGCTTCCGCTTCCTGATCTGCATCCCATTAACCAGGCCATTAAAAAAACCAATAGGGCCAACTTACTCCAGAGTATCGATGAGTCTCCGGTAGTCGACGGGCGGAGGGTAGACGACTTCCTCGATGAGCTCTCGGTCACAGTTGGCGTAGGCGGTGGAGACGTGGAGGAAGATCTCCAGCTGCTTCATCCTGTGGGCGAGCGCCAGCATCTTCTGTGTGGCCAGGACGTTCAGCTGCATCGCATCTCTGAAGGACAAAtcaatcacagaggaggaaATTACCTTTGATGGAGCTGAAGGAATCATTTAATTTCTTAGACACATATAAACTTATTCTCCTTAACCGAACAATCTTTGTCCCACACCTTAAATTCCTCAAATAAGTTCAAATTCAAAAGGTTATGATATGAAGCATAACAAGCTGAAGTCTTAAGCTGTGTACATATAAACCACTACACCCTGATAGCACGTCATGATGAAACAAGTCACGCTGTGGTTCACTGATGTGCTTTATACAGATTATGGAGCTTGTTGGCAATTGAGCAACATCAGGTTGAGATTCCATAACAATCTTTTCATGAAATACCCTCACTGGTATCGGTTGGTCTTCAAATAAATCAGTTAACACCAGATTTCACGGCCAAATTCCAGAAAACACACGATCCTGCTTCACTGAGTAATAACAGAACAGAGCCTCACTCgccaaacaaagaacaaaacactATTTAACAAAAGGTGCAGAGACCTGTGCAGGAGAAGAAGGTGCACATTCCCCATGACTCACTTGAGCGGCTCATTGAAGCGGATGGTGGCGGCGCAGTGGAAGACGATGTGGACGTTTTCAGCCAGGACGCTCTGGTCCTCTTTGCTCAGATCCAGCTCCGGCAGCGTGAGGTCACTGCTCACCGCCACGATCTTCACCGCAAAGTCGGGCTGCTCGTCTTTTAACCTTTCAAACAACTGGGAGGACACGTGCAGTCGAGGTTACAGCACATGTGGTAAATACAATGGTAGTGGTAAGTATTTATATAACGCTTTTCTAATCTTGATGAACCCTCAAAGCGCTGAGTAACTCAGATATTTACTCAGCTCACATAGTAAACTATTGAAGTACAGATATAAATGATTAAGAACAGATCATTAGACTTTTACAACTCTTATTGAAAAGGAATGATTTATGGCTGAGGGTAGAATTCTCCAttttccatcttctcctcctgcaacAGATCCCAGTTCTATAGAATCCTTCATCTAGAAGCTTTTGATGAAAGCTGTCAGTTTATGGATTAAATCAGTAGCTGGACATGTTTGTTCTTAGGTTTGAATGTTAAGTCAATCCACTGTAATCAAATCACTGGTGAATGTAAATTTCATCCAGTGCATATTCAGGATTATGCACCAGAGACAAATATTACAATCCTTGGACAGACAAGGTGTCTTCTATGGAGAATAATCTCAGGGAATAATCTCCCGGACAtaaagctttaatttgaggtttTCCATTTTCAATTTTGAGATTCATATTTGATTTTTCCCTCTTCTAacttccattttttatttaatctttccaTTTGagccttttcattttcaaaggACCCCCACCCCGACCCACTCACCGGGCAGCTGACCATGTCATCGATGCGGGCCTTGGGACACTGGCCGGCTTTTGACCTGACCATCACATACACAGTTTTGACCTCTGGGCATGACCTCAGCAGCTTCTCCAGCAGCACCTGGATCGTGAAGAttataaaaatcacattttaccCCTAAGGACCATTCAACTGATTCCAGGAAATCCCACCACACAGAAGTCTAAGCGGCTTTAGagcaggaggttgtgtttctctACCAATCAGGTGtacaaggtcactgtgaccttgaaccACTGAATCTACATTTTTTTGTAGGGCAttgtttcaatcaatcaaattttcaaGGCATTGTTTATCGTGTTCACATGAATGGGATGACCGAATGGACAAAAAACACGAAGCCCTCGGCCACTAGATGTCTCCCACGCAGATAAATCACAAGTTTGTACAAGTTCACTTTTACTTTTCCTGCTGCAGGTGAGTGATGGGAACCTGTTTGACATGATTGTAATTATAACTTAAATTATCAAAGCAGCTCCATTCATTCTCTCACATGTCATTCTGTCATGAAGTGAAAGGATTCCCACATCCCTTCAGACTGGCTCATTCACTACTGTACCTTGCCCATGAAGCCGGTGGCTCCAGTGATGAGCACATTTTTCCCAGCGAAGTAATCCGGGATGTTCACCATGATGTCTGCCGTACTGTTGAGTGAGAACCTCAACACAACTCCACCTGCATGAAcacaacaaagagaagaaaTCATAATTATAATTGTGAAATGAGCATCAAGCCTGAacttgctttaagagagagagagagagaggagactcAAAATGTGGATCTACAATGAGAGTGGGTTTCAAGGATTCATCAGCTTCAAGTCACTAAAGCCCTGAAAACATATAGTTTGTCCATAATCCTGAAATGTTTGATACCACAGCTTTTTACAATCTATGTGTTTGAACAGTAAATTTCATGACAGGGGCCTCATCGGGATAGAGGGGATGTAAACATCTCTTCAGGAATCAGGATTcgcaaaatataaaaacaaatatgaaacaaCAACTTTAACAGTAGGCatgaggctctctctctctcaaagagATAGTAATTTactataaaacaaaataaagaacaaCTCTCTATTCCTTTAACGTGCGCGGTTAATAGATCAAGTTTACAGGATCATAAATTTGTATTTGTCCAGTAAAAGGTAAAATAGAGCTTATACTTATTTCTAAATCATCGATTAGTCTGCCATTTATTCTTAATTTATCTGTAAGGCAAAAACTTGGGAAAATGTtgtagatggaaaaaaaaaggtttaaggATTAAATATACTTTTTAAATTGTTATAGATTTATCGATCAATGTGAAAATCATTGCATCTTTGGTCTTAAACACACATCGCAGCTGACAAATCACGCTGAGCTCTTATCTTTGTTAAAATGTGAATAGTGGCTATGACCCGGCCTTATCACTCAGATTACTGTCAGTCTAAACAGACCAACACCATCCAGGTGATAGGTTATCTCCTGAGCGGCCGGTTATCTAATCATTAACTACACACCACTTCTTTAATCTCGCCCCAGCGCTCCTGTGACTGGAATGCATCACAGAACCATAAATAAGTAACTTGTGAACCTGAAAGCTTTCtgaataaacaaaaagaaaaacagagcgtCACTGAGTAAAGCACACATATtccaccgaggcccaacagcTCCCTTCAACTCCTCCGTCACGTGCGTTTGGACATAGctctgaaataataaaagataacCGAAGAATAACTGTTCACCCCCGACTGAATCCAGATTATCTCGGCTACACACCGGTGGCAGTTATAGGTGTGCAGCCATATTTGTGACCGTACAGCAGCTGGAAagagccaacccccccccccctctgaaacCACAGTTACATCCACATCATAGAGTTCTGTACTTCCTGCCCGGGGGAAATACAGCAGGCGGCGTCAGTAAGTTGCTTTAAATCAAAGATTAAATCATGCTTTTATTGTACCGCATTCCCTGATTCTACTAGTTTTTATTCTATGTAAATGTTCATGTAATTTTACTTGAGCTTGTATTTGTAATAAACtatattactattactatatatattatataatacacatTTTTCTCTTCGTCCAGATCCGTGTTAAACAGTATTTCCATAACCCAACATAAAAACCACCCAACAGACAGAgacgggtgaaaacacaacctgctcACTGGAGCTAATTATCTATCACCAGTTCAAGTGTAAACGTGCTAAACAGTAATTTTCCATCCGGACGGAGTCAGAACAGAAAAATCTCTGGTCTGTGAGCAGGTGCAGAGAAATCAGGAACAACAGGATAGTGTCTCAGGAATCACGAGTCATTTTGTTGTAGAGTCTTTGCCCGACAGAAAAAGACGGTTATTGTGTTAGCGGAGGTCAAAAGACTTCTGTTACAACCAAATCGGACTCCAGTGGTTTCCACTTACAACCAACTGGGATCTCGTTTAGTCGGCAAAtaggataataataaaaaaaagcattttattctgaaatcatGGCAGAAAGTGCAATCCATGCTGCTTGCACACTTCACATCTCTAACAACATTAAAGAGTGATTGTGTGGATATTCTACGCTTGAGTCTCTGCAGCTTCACTGCTGCACGTTACAGTGGAACCAGTTATTCAGCTTTGCATTCAGTTAGACAAAGGCCTACACACAGTGGGACAATGGGTTTCTGCACCAAGTGGGGGGGGTAAGATGGAGGTCAGAGGTTCTTGTGGTTTATCAGACGGCATCTCTGACGAACTCGTTGAGCTTTACAGGAGACTTCGGCTGACAACGTTAAAAATCAGGCCGTGTCACATGACCGTCCAGTTCATGAGAGAGAGTAATGATTATCTATAATGAGGGTAATTGAGGACATTAATAGAATGTAATGTATGCTCCTATGACAACagcctgactgtgtgtgtgtgtgggctccgTGGCTCCGGTGGAATGAAGCAGCTCCTCCGCTGCACCGACTCTGGCCaatgctgcagatgttcctTTTGCTGCATCACGTCTGGAGCCAAGTGGCTGAGCTCTGACTGCGTTCCAGCTGCACCCTGACTGAGTCGCACTGACACAGGAGAAGGAATGAGGGAGATCTGCTCCAGTGGAAAGCTTTGAAACACCGTCCGAAGGAGAAAGTTATGATATTACACTCGCACTAGAGCCTGAACGATTTATTGGTTcaccaataaaaacacatgagcCTTTCACACACATTGGTATCTGTGTGTATATTTGCAGATAGCTTATTGGAAaacttattctacagaacaaacGATGCAGTACTgaaaaatgtttagtttttttcaattcAAGGGCTATACATTTAGTTAATTTACATTTGTTAGTCATcagggtttgataacaacatctaAGGTATGACTGCCAAGGTTTTGGCATATGCTGATATATCGTATGAGACATTTCTACTCATTAATATCAATATTGGCCCGCAAGAAAAACCCATATCTCTCTGGTCCAATTCAACAAAATGCTAGAAATGTCCTCAATACTATAGACATTTCCTGGATTGATGCATTTCCAGACTTAAGTTACCTCTAGTTCTATAGATTCTATCACAACAGCACCAGTCAAGATGAGGGTGAGAATGGACGCTacagtgttttgtttatgttaaaCAAGAAATGGGGAAATAGATGATGGGctaacacctttttttttaatagaagtGTAAATGACCAACCTGTCTATCTGGTTCAGAGTTTGAAACGTGTTAAACTGAATGAGTTGCAAAGGAAAATTCTCAAATTTAACATTCTGCCGAAGTTGTGTTTCCAACAAGCGGCTTTACCGAGACCACACGATGACAAAGACAATGTAATGCATTCGTTTTGTGGTGAGCTAAAAGCTGAATTCTCATTCTGATAATTCTGAGCTGCAAAGCAACAACAAGGTCAAAGCTCGGGACCACAACTTCCCTCGATTCTTTTCAAAACGCACTCATGTAAACACAAACCTGCGGAGAAGCAGCCTCGACAAAGATAAACACATTGCAGACATCACATTAGAGACGTTTGAGGGAAATTACGACatgtatttaataatttatgaaCTTGAAAAGGATGTTACAGAGTTTAAAAGGCCCATTACAGGAAGAATGATTCCTCATCTCCAACCATTAACCTACATTATCCTGCTCAAGTATGGTAACACATTGTGAGTGAATTCTAACATCCATTTGTTTTGTGGTCATCAATAAGCTCATCAATGGCCACTTACTTTCACGTGTAACTGAATATAAAGCCGGTTTATCTTCTGTCCTGGACTCTTATTTCACATCCATGTGTGAAACATTCTTCTTATACAGTCGATGACAACGACCCTTTCAATCCCAGAACAGCTGAGCGGTGACCCCATCTTTGGCTGGGACCAATAATTACTGCCAGCCAGTTGGGTAGTGCTGCATTCACTGGCAGGAGTGAACCACAGTTCATGTTTCACACTGCTGCCTTGTCTACAAACTGAGCGTGGCCATATTtataaaggaaaaaataacCTAGTGGTAGAACAAGAAGAGAAGCTGAACCTCTGGATCTTATCCCGAAGAGGCTCTGAAGCCGACTGATGTCATGTTTGAGTCACTGTAGTCCTCTACAAATATTATACCTCGACTGCAACACTCGTCTTAACGAACAGAAAGCTCTATAATTATAAACCCGAGCCCGGCCAGGACGAGCTGTGGCCTTTGAGAGACGCCTGCTGCCCCGGGATCTTACCCTCAGACAGCTGATCCCTGATGACACAACGTCTTTATGAATAATTGATCAAATACATTGTAAAGCTTATATTTAGCAACCTCTGGCGAAGCTCCAACAGTTTACAGATATATGAAACTTTGATGGTTTGACAACAATCAGTCTCAAAGGAGCGATCCATGTCTGACTCAGGTGGAAACCCGCTGCCAAGCCTAGAGGAAGATCCTTCTGAGAGACTCAAAGGGTCGGAGACACTGGCACGTAAATGATGCAGCAGGTGCATTGAGACGGGGAAGGCAAACGGCCAAGTGCCCAGGGCTCcgagttgagggggggggggggcaaggagGCCAGAACCCCCTCAACTCTATGATTTACCAAGTACAGGAGACTGTGCAACCCCATGCCACTGTCTTGGGGTTAGGTTTGGTTCTATGTTGGACGCACCAGGTCACGTTTGCACAACTGGGACAGACAACGTGTCCTCTACAGGGAATTGTCTTAATCAACAGCGCTTTGAGAAGGATTCACACAACAGACGACAAAgactcaaaagaaaaacacactaaGTTGCAGCAACACTCAGAGACCGAAGT
Above is a genomic segment from Pleuronectes platessa chromosome 7, fPlePla1.1, whole genome shotgun sequence containing:
- the far1 gene encoding fatty acyl-CoA reductase 1 isoform X2, which encodes MVNIPDYFAGKNVLITGATGFMGKVLLEKLLRSCPEVKTVYVMVRSKAGQCPKARIDDMVSCPLFERLKDEQPDFAVKIVAVSSDLTLPELDLSKEDQSVLAENVHIVFHCAATIRFNEPLKDAMQLNVLATQKMLALAHRMKQLEIFLHVSTAYANCDRELIEEVVYPPPVDYRRLIDTLDWMDDELVSTLTPKLIGERPNTYTYTKALAEYMVQQEAGDLNVAIVRPSIVGASWKEPFPGWIDNFNGPSGIFIAAGKGILRTMRASNDAVADLVPVDVVINATLAAAWFSGSQRPKNIMVYNCTTGGINPFRWGEVEYHVISTFKRNPLEQAFRRPHVNLTSNHLINQYWIAVSHKAPAFLYDLYLRLMGREPRMMKTITRLHKAMMVLEYFTSHTWVWNNDNVGMLLTQMSPEDKKMFNFDVRQLHWAEYMENYCMGTKKYVLNEELSGLPAARKHLNKLRNIRYTFNTVLVVFIWRVFIARSQMARNIWYFVVSLCFKFLSYFRASSTMR
- the far1 gene encoding fatty acyl-CoA reductase 1 isoform X1, with product MVNIPDYFAGKNVLITGATGFMGKVLLEKLLRSCPEVKTVYVMVRSKAGQCPKARIDDMVSCPLFERLKDEQPDFAVKIVAVSSDLTLPELDLSKEDQSVLAENVHIVFHCAATIRFNEPLKDAMQLNVLATQKMLALAHRMKQLEIFLHVSTAYANCDRELIEEVVYPPPVDYRRLIDTLDWMDDELVSTLTPKLIGERPNTYTYTKALAEYMVQQEAGDLNVAIVRPSIVGASWKEPFPGWIDNFNGPSGIFIAAGKGILRTMRASNDAVADLVPVDVVINATLAAAWFSGSQRCRRPKNIMVYNCTTGGINPFRWGEVEYHVISTFKRNPLEQAFRRPHVNLTSNHLINQYWIAVSHKAPAFLYDLYLRLMGREPRMMKTITRLHKAMMVLEYFTSHTWVWNNDNVGMLLTQMSPEDKKMFNFDVRQLHWAEYMENYCMGTKKYVLNEELSGLPAARKHLNKLRNIRYTFNTVLVVFIWRVFIARSQMARNIWYFVVSLCFKFLSYFRASSTMR